Proteins co-encoded in one Apteryx mantelli isolate bAptMan1 chromosome 4, bAptMan1.hap1, whole genome shotgun sequence genomic window:
- the LOC106483105 gene encoding galectin-related protein A-like isoform X1 — translation MTENDRCAKVEQYIGEIKGGLRPAMKITVIGMVHSNPKSFAVTLLCDPVDANKDVGLLLTVNFSDKSITRNARIGGKWGREEKNIPYFPFTAGDTFKMELLCEHQQIRVLVDGQQFCDFTHRIQALNLVKALQITGDIKLTKVA, via the exons ATGACGGAGAATGACAGGTGTGCCAAA GTGGAGCAATACATTGGTGAAATTAAAGGTGGACTGAGACCAGCCATGAAAATCACTGTCATAGGGATGGTGCATTCCAACCCCAAGAG CTTTGCAGTGACTCTGCTCTGTGATCCAGTGGATGCAAACAAAGATGTTGGGCTGTTACTTACAGTTAACTTCAGTGACAAATCCATCACCCGAAATGCACGAATTGGTGGGAaatggggaagagaagagaaaaatattcccTACTTCCCATTTACGGCAGGTGACACATTTAAG ATGGAGCTCTTATGTGAACACCAGCAAATACGGGTCTTGGTTGATGGACAGCAGTTCTGTGACTTCACTCACCGCATTCAGGCCCTGAACTTGGTGAAAGCTTTACAGATCACAGGGGACATCAAGCTTACCAAAGTAGCCTGA
- the LOC106483105 gene encoding galectin-related protein A-like isoform X2, giving the protein MKITVIGMVHSNPKSFAVTLLCDPVDANKDVGLLLTVNFSDKSITRNARIGGKWGREEKNIPYFPFTAGDTFKMELLCEHQQIRVLVDGQQFCDFTHRIQALNLVKALQITGDIKLTKVA; this is encoded by the exons ATGAAAATCACTGTCATAGGGATGGTGCATTCCAACCCCAAGAG CTTTGCAGTGACTCTGCTCTGTGATCCAGTGGATGCAAACAAAGATGTTGGGCTGTTACTTACAGTTAACTTCAGTGACAAATCCATCACCCGAAATGCACGAATTGGTGGGAaatggggaagagaagagaaaaatattcccTACTTCCCATTTACGGCAGGTGACACATTTAAG ATGGAGCTCTTATGTGAACACCAGCAAATACGGGTCTTGGTTGATGGACAGCAGTTCTGTGACTTCACTCACCGCATTCAGGCCCTGAACTTGGTGAAAGCTTTACAGATCACAGGGGACATCAAGCTTACCAAAGTAGCCTGA
- the PLEK2 gene encoding pleckstrin-2 → MMQEAGGVLKEGFLVKRGHIVHNWKVRWFVLLQDKLLYYKLEGGKKEPSPKGRILLDGCTITCPCLEYENRPLLIKLKTKTNTDYFLECCSREERDSWALDITGAIHAGHPVQVQELHRMKNSFKLLANISLHHIVDKMHDSSTGMKLTPNMEQGNRYKETFTGSALVDWLISNSFAVSRFEAVTLASMLMEENFIKPVGARSIEATRYSDLSEQFLDDSTALYMFAESYKKKISSKEDLQINISELSGTIVKQGYLVKQGHKRKNWKVRRFVLRADPAFLHYYDPTKEENRPVGGFSLRGCLVSALEDNGVPMGVKGNVQGNLFKIITKNDIHYYIQASSKAERARWIEAIKPLT, encoded by the exons ATGATGCAGGAAGCAGGTGGGGTGCTGAAGGAGGGCTTCCTCGTCAAAAGG GGACATATTGTTCATAACTGGAAGGTGAGATGGTTCGTTCTGCTTCAGGATAAACTGCTGTATTACAAACTTGAAGGAGGCAAGAAGGAGCCTTCTCCAAAGGGCAGGATCCTTTTGGATGGCTGCACTATTACTTGTCCATGCCTGGAATATGAGAACAGACCG CTACTTATTAAACTGAAGACAAAAACCAACACAGACTATTTCCTTGAGTGTTGCTCCAGAGAGGAGCGAGACTCCTGGGCTTTGGACATTACTGGAGCTATTCATGCTGGCCACCCAGTGCAGGTACAAGAGCTTCACAGAATGAAGAACTCGTTCAAACTGCTAGCGAATATTAGTCTCCA CCACATAGTGGACAAAATGCATGATAGCAGCACTGGAATGAAGCTGACCCCCAACATGGAGCAAGGCAACAGATACAAAGAGACCTTTACAG GTTCTGCACTGGTGGACTGGCTGATCTCCAACAGCTTTGCTGTGTCACGGTTCGAGGCTGTCACCTTGGCATCCATGCTGATGGAGGAGAACTTCATCAAGCCCGTGGGAGCCCGCAGCATTGAGGCCACACGCTACAGCGACCTGTCAGAGCAGTTCCTCGATGACTCCACCGCGCTGTACATGTTT GCTGAGAGCTATAAGAAAAAGATCAGTtccaaggaagacctgcagattAACATCAGTGAATTAAGTGGCACAATTGTGAAGCAAGGCTATTTAGTGAAACAG GGGCACAAGAGAAAAAACTGGAAGGTGAGGAGATTTGTTTTGAGAGCTGATCCTGCTTTCTTGCATTACTATGACCCCACAAAG GAAGAAAACAGGCCAGTAGGTGGATTTTCTCTTCGTGGCTGTCTTGTCTCAGCTCTGGAGGACAATGGAGTCCCAATGG GAGTGAAGGGGAATGTGCAAGGCAACCTTTTCAAAATCATCACCAAAAATGACATCCATTATTATATCCAGGCCAGCTCCAAAGCAGAGCGAGCACGATGGATTGAGGCAATCAAACCACTGACATGA